One window from the genome of Pseudonocardia hierapolitana encodes:
- a CDS encoding proline dehydrogenase family protein, with protein sequence MLRSTLLAAARSGAVRAAVEAGPFDPLVDRFVAGTTVDAAIAAARTITADRYVTIDHLGEDTTDRARADANVAAYRMLLQRLGAEGLADRVEVSVKLSAFGQRLPRDGEKIALDSARHVCEAAAAVGTTVTVDMEDHTTTDATLTTVGDLRLDFPWVGAVLQSQLRRTEADCRDLAGAGSRVRLCKGAYDEPESVAYRSAADVDLSYVRCLKILMAGEGLPMVATHDPRLVAIARHLAQRYERSVDDYELQMLYGVRPRAQTDLAARGLRVRVYLPYGTEWFGYFMRRLAERPANVAFFARSMLTRG encoded by the coding sequence ATGCTTCGCAGCACCCTGCTGGCAGCGGCCCGGTCGGGCGCTGTGCGCGCCGCCGTCGAGGCCGGGCCGTTCGATCCGCTGGTCGATCGCTTCGTCGCCGGCACGACCGTCGACGCGGCGATCGCCGCGGCACGCACGATCACAGCAGACCGGTACGTCACGATCGACCATCTCGGCGAGGACACCACCGACCGTGCCCGGGCCGACGCGAACGTCGCGGCGTACCGGATGCTGCTGCAACGCCTGGGCGCCGAGGGGCTCGCCGACCGGGTCGAGGTGTCGGTGAAGCTGTCGGCCTTCGGGCAGCGGCTCCCCCGGGACGGCGAGAAGATCGCGCTGGATTCGGCACGGCACGTGTGCGAGGCCGCGGCCGCGGTGGGCACCACCGTCACGGTCGACATGGAGGACCACACCACGACCGACGCCACCCTGACCACCGTCGGCGACCTGCGGCTGGACTTCCCGTGGGTGGGAGCGGTGCTGCAGTCGCAGCTGCGTCGCACCGAGGCGGACTGCCGTGACCTGGCCGGCGCGGGCTCCCGCGTGCGGCTGTGCAAGGGCGCCTACGACGAGCCGGAGTCGGTGGCCTACCGGAGCGCCGCCGACGTCGACCTGTCGTACGTCCGGTGCCTCAAGATCCTGATGGCGGGCGAGGGCCTGCCGATGGTGGCGACGCACGATCCGCGGCTGGTGGCGATCGCCCGCCACCTCGCGCAGCGGTACGAGCGCTCCGTCGACGACTACGAGCTCCAGATGCTGTACGGCGTCCGCCCCCGCGCCCAGACCGACCTGGCCGCACGCGGGCTGCGGGTGCGCGTCTACCTGCCCTACGGCACCGAGTGGTTCGGGTACTTCATGCGCCGGCTCGCAGAGCGTCCGGCGAACGTGGCGTTCTTCGCACGGTCAATGCTGACGCGAGGCTGA
- a CDS encoding amino acid permease — translation MNALLRRKPIEQIDEEPSGLQRTLGLWQLTAIGIGGIIGAGIFSLAGVVANEKAGPAVVISFLVAGVASAAAAFSYAEFAGLIPRAGSAYTYGYVVLGEFAAWFIGWDLLLEYTAIVSVVAIGISGYLGELLSYLGVSLPAWMLGAPGTEPDGVAPGTYVVDLFAALLCLLIAFVLTRGMRSAARFETSLVYLKVAVVLLVICVGVFHINTENYDPFAPFGLTGAFAGAAVVFFAVFGYDAMSTAAEESKDSQKHMPKAIIYSLAISMVLYVLACLVLTGMVNYADINTDAPFSVAFADVGLPLLGAIIAGGAILGILTVLFTFLMGAARVGYAMSRDGLLPQWMSATDPVHRQPTRITWTLGAVAAVIAGFLPIGDAAELTNIGILLAFIVVCISVIVLRYRRPDLPRSFRCPGMPVVPAIGVVFSIWLISFLEPLTYLRFAGWFLLGLLIYFFYSRRNSLLGRR, via the coding sequence ATGAACGCGTTGCTGCGGCGAAAGCCGATCGAACAGATCGACGAGGAACCGAGCGGTCTGCAACGGACGCTCGGGCTGTGGCAGCTCACTGCGATCGGAATCGGCGGCATCATCGGGGCGGGCATCTTCTCGCTCGCCGGCGTCGTCGCCAACGAGAAGGCCGGTCCGGCCGTCGTCATCTCCTTCCTCGTCGCCGGTGTCGCAAGTGCCGCGGCGGCGTTCTCCTACGCCGAGTTCGCCGGGCTCATTCCGAGGGCGGGCTCGGCCTACACGTACGGCTACGTGGTGCTCGGGGAGTTCGCCGCGTGGTTCATCGGCTGGGACCTGCTGCTGGAGTACACCGCGATCGTCTCCGTCGTCGCGATCGGGATATCCGGCTACCTGGGTGAGCTGCTGAGCTACCTCGGCGTGTCGCTGCCGGCCTGGATGCTGGGTGCGCCGGGGACGGAGCCCGACGGAGTGGCGCCGGGAACGTACGTCGTGGACCTGTTCGCCGCGCTGCTCTGTCTGCTGATCGCATTCGTGCTGACCCGCGGGATGCGTAGCGCTGCCCGTTTCGAGACGTCCCTCGTCTACCTCAAGGTGGCCGTCGTCCTGCTGGTCATCTGCGTCGGTGTCTTCCACATCAACACGGAGAACTACGACCCGTTCGCCCCGTTCGGGCTGACGGGCGCGTTCGCCGGTGCCGCGGTCGTCTTCTTCGCCGTCTTCGGCTACGACGCGATGAGCACGGCGGCCGAGGAGTCGAAGGACTCGCAGAAGCACATGCCGAAAGCGATCATCTACTCGCTGGCGATCTCGATGGTGCTCTACGTGCTCGCCTGTCTGGTGCTCACCGGGATGGTCAACTACGCGGACATCAACACCGACGCACCGTTCTCGGTAGCGTTCGCCGATGTCGGACTGCCGCTCCTCGGGGCGATCATCGCCGGGGGAGCGATCCTCGGCATCCTGACGGTGTTGTTCACGTTCCTCATGGGTGCTGCGCGCGTCGGGTACGCGATGAGCCGTGACGGGCTGCTACCACAGTGGATGTCCGCAACGGACCCCGTTCACCGCCAGCCCACGCGGATCACGTGGACCCTCGGGGCCGTCGCGGCTGTGATTGCCGGGTTCCTGCCCATCGGCGACGCCGCCGAGTTGACGAACATCGGCATCCTGCTCGCGTTCATCGTCGTGTGCATCTCGGTGATCGTGCTGCGCTACCGCCGGCCCGACCTGCCGCGGTCGTTCCGCTGCCCGGGGATGCCCGTGGTGCCCGCGATCGGCGTGGTGTTCTCGATCTGGCTGATCAGCTTCCTCGAGCCGCTCACCTATCTGCGATTCGCAGGCTGGTTCCTGCTCGGGCTGCTCATCTACTTCTTCTACAGCCGGCGCAATTCGCTGCTCGGCCGCCGCTGA
- a CDS encoding nitroreductase/quinone reductase family protein — translation MATHTLPRWLPTVNRLVRLLQRLGLQLGTIHVLTVPGRASGAPRPTPVSPLTVDGRRYVIAALPQSDWARNVRAAGTGELAYGRRRQRVALSEVTDPKLRRTVVHAFPTEVPHGVPFFVRLGLVKVGDPDEFAGIADRVAVFELRIP, via the coding sequence GTGGCAACGCACACGCTCCCCCGCTGGCTCCCGACCGTGAACCGCCTGGTCAGGCTCCTGCAGCGGCTGGGATTGCAGCTCGGCACGATCCACGTGCTCACCGTGCCGGGCCGCGCCTCGGGCGCCCCACGACCGACGCCGGTCTCGCCGCTGACGGTCGACGGCCGCCGGTACGTGATCGCGGCGCTGCCGCAGTCGGACTGGGCCCGCAACGTCCGCGCCGCGGGCACGGGCGAGCTGGCCTACGGGCGGCGCAGGCAACGCGTCGCGCTGTCCGAGGTCACCGACCCCAAGCTGCGCCGCACCGTCGTGCACGCCTTCCCCACCGAGGTGCCGCACGGCGTCCCGTTCTTCGTGCGCCTCGGGCTCGTGAAGGTCGGCGATCCCGACGAGTTCGCCGGGATCGCCGACCGGGTGGCGGTCTTCGAACTGCGGATCCCCTGA
- a CDS encoding MarR family winged helix-turn-helix transcriptional regulator: MSKQSAVERAARAAAEFGGAADAVDAAAADVFGINRTDLRILGVVMDGPLTAGQVAAAVHLSPAAATTAIQRLVARGYLTREPDPEDRRRAVVAPTASARELAERIYGPVGEAGAAQMHCWSAAELELIADFLERGRAMQLAHAARIRELAAQPGGGRAISQE; this comes from the coding sequence GTGTCGAAGCAATCAGCGGTGGAACGGGCGGCAAGGGCGGCGGCCGAGTTCGGCGGTGCCGCGGACGCCGTGGACGCCGCGGCCGCCGACGTGTTCGGCATCAACCGCACCGACCTGCGGATCCTCGGCGTCGTGATGGACGGGCCGCTGACCGCGGGGCAGGTCGCCGCCGCGGTGCACCTGAGCCCCGCGGCCGCCACGACCGCCATCCAGCGGCTCGTCGCGCGTGGGTACCTCACCCGCGAGCCGGACCCGGAGGACCGCAGGCGCGCCGTCGTCGCGCCCACCGCGTCAGCGCGCGAGCTGGCCGAGCGGATCTACGGGCCGGTCGGGGAGGCCGGGGCGGCGCAGATGCACTGCTGGAGTGCGGCCGAGCTGGAGCTGATCGCCGACTTCCTGGAGCGGGGCCGGGCCATGCAACTCGCCCACGCGGCGCGGATCCGAGAGCTCGCAGCCC